The following proteins are encoded in a genomic region of Candidatus Methylomirabilota bacterium:
- the menC gene encoding o-succinylbenzoate synthase, with product MKIDGLDIYWVKLPLAFNFRTSYGDQLYTETMLVRMESEGQYAWGESCPPYVPSYSAEHTTGTFHTLRALMAPRIIGQEIASVQDLLDRLGFIKGNQFARAALEITWWVLDAKRRGLPLHRALGGSRDRVAVGADFGVQDSLDILMEKIQGAIDAGFPRIKLKFRPGWDLNMVEAVRSTFPDFTFHIDCNAAYTPADTELFRKLDRHRLAMIEQPLADDGMSLINHADLQKRIETPVCLDESALSLTHVQAAIRLGSCKVVNIKMARVGGLTASRDIQALCAEHGIPCWIGGMLESAIGGAICAELATLPNFTYPGDIFPSSYFYKNDIGKPEIVLSGRGEVATSRVPGIAQEPDADLLKQWTVEHASFRV from the coding sequence ATGAAGATCGACGGCCTCGACATCTACTGGGTGAAGCTCCCGCTCGCCTTCAACTTTCGCACGTCCTACGGCGACCAGCTCTACACGGAGACCATGCTCGTGCGCATGGAGAGCGAGGGGCAGTACGCGTGGGGCGAAAGCTGCCCGCCGTATGTCCCCTCCTACTCCGCGGAGCACACCACGGGCACCTTCCACACCCTCCGCGCGCTGATGGCCCCGCGCATCATCGGGCAGGAGATCGCCTCCGTCCAGGACCTCCTGGATCGCCTTGGCTTCATCAAGGGCAACCAGTTCGCCCGGGCCGCCCTGGAAATCACGTGGTGGGTACTGGACGCCAAGCGGCGCGGGTTGCCCCTGCACCGCGCCCTCGGCGGCTCCCGCGATCGTGTCGCGGTGGGGGCGGACTTCGGCGTCCAGGACTCCCTCGACATCCTGATGGAGAAGATCCAGGGCGCCATCGACGCAGGCTTCCCGCGGATCAAGCTGAAGTTCCGGCCGGGCTGGGATCTGAACATGGTCGAGGCCGTCCGCTCCACCTTCCCCGACTTCACCTTCCACATCGACTGCAACGCCGCCTACACGCCGGCGGACACCGAGCTCTTTCGCAAGCTCGACCGCCATCGCCTGGCCATGATCGAGCAGCCCCTCGCCGACGATGGGATGAGCCTCATCAACCACGCCGACCTGCAGAAGCGGATCGAGACGCCTGTGTGCCTCGACGAGAGCGCGCTCAGCCTGACCCATGTCCAGGCGGCCATCCGACTAGGAAGCTGCAAGGTCGTCAACATCAAGATGGCCCGCGTGGGCGGTCTGACGGCATCGAGGGACATCCAGGCTCTCTGCGCCGAGCACGGGATCCCCTGCTGGATCGGCGGCATGCTCGAGAGCGCCATCGGCGGCGCCATCTGCGCCGAGCTCGCCACCCTCCCCAACTTCACCTATCCCGGCGACATCTTCCCCTCGTCGTACTTCTACAAGAACGACATCGGCAAGCCCGAGATCGTCCTGAG
- a CDS encoding FAD-dependent oxidoreductase yields MTSQSFDLIVIGGGVFGLSAALAGARRRRRTLVVDRRVVPNPIAASYGPSRKIRSTYLDAHYTRLALEAMAGWRRIEAETGRELYVAVGNLNVSDGGAEAHLEELERNARRAGAKVRWLEAADLRREFPQFRPGKRALLEEEAGFLRATDCVAALRALGEKAGVQFATEREAGIESSGGGVEVRAGGATYRAPQIVVAAGGWSKRLFPELGRALWQCQQGIMYLEGVPAPFCRPAFVPYSAADTGFYGFPAEPGRVGLKLARHLVTDPIDDPDFDRRTTPSGFVEAATEFVGSWFGLDPKDYRVSCDSCMYNLSTSNDFLLDFHPQWPGVFLATAGSGHGFKFGSILGEIVLDRLDGLANDRWSPQFSYASFLAAGSRPRLL; encoded by the coding sequence ATGACTTCCCAGAGCTTCGATCTCATCGTGATCGGCGGAGGTGTGTTCGGGCTCAGCGCGGCCTTGGCGGGCGCGCGTCGCCGCCGGCGCACGCTCGTCGTGGATCGCCGCGTCGTGCCGAATCCGATCGCCGCCTCCTACGGCCCCTCGCGAAAGATCCGCTCCACCTATCTCGACGCCCACTACACGCGCCTGGCGCTCGAGGCCATGGCGGGCTGGCGGCGCATCGAAGCCGAGACGGGCCGGGAGCTCTATGTCGCCGTGGGCAACCTGAACGTGAGCGACGGCGGGGCGGAGGCGCACCTCGAGGAGCTCGAGCGCAACGCCCGGCGCGCCGGCGCCAAGGTCCGCTGGCTCGAGGCCGCCGACCTCCGGCGTGAGTTCCCACAGTTCCGCCCGGGGAAGCGCGCGCTCCTGGAGGAAGAGGCGGGCTTTCTCCGCGCCACGGACTGCGTGGCCGCCCTCCGGGCCCTCGGCGAGAAGGCGGGCGTCCAGTTCGCCACCGAGCGGGAGGCGGGCATCGAATCGAGCGGTGGAGGCGTCGAAGTGCGCGCAGGCGGCGCGACGTACCGCGCGCCACAGATCGTGGTCGCCGCCGGCGGCTGGTCGAAGCGGCTTTTTCCCGAGCTTGGGCGCGCCCTCTGGCAGTGCCAGCAGGGCATCATGTATCTGGAAGGCGTGCCCGCGCCGTTCTGCCGGCCCGCCTTCGTGCCCTACTCGGCCGCCGACACGGGCTTCTATGGCTTCCCCGCCGAGCCGGGCCGCGTCGGCCTCAAGCTGGCCCGGCATCTCGTCACCGATCCCATCGACGATCCCGACTTCGACCGCCGGACGACCCCATCAGGCTTTGTCGAAGCCGCCACCGAGTTCGTCGGGAGCTGGTTCGGCCTCGATCCGAAGGACTACCGGGTCAGCTGCGATAGCTGCATGTACAACCTGTCCACGAGCAATGACTTCCTCCTCGACTTCCATCCGCAGTGGCCAGGCGTGTTTCTCGCCACCGCGGGATCCGGCCACGGGTTCAAGTTCGGCTCGATCCTCGGCGAGATCGTCCTCGATCGTCTGGACGGCCTCGCGAACGACCGGTGGTCGCCCCAGTTCTCCTACGCGTCTTTCCTCGCGGCGGGCTCGCGGCCCCGACTGCTCTGA
- a CDS encoding CaiB/BaiF CoA-transferase family protein encodes MTDGPLPLTGIRVLELAQIVAGPFCGALMAEFGAEVIKTELPGKGDDLRRLGPTEDGVNYWYAVDNRGKKVVTLDLRTPQGQGIVRRLVPLCDVVLENFRPGVLESWGLGWEELHRLRPSLIMARITAFGQTGPLRQGPGFAAIASAFGGTWFLNGPADRPPSRPTPVYPDYLTGLFTAFGVMAALRHRDHTGEGQWIDAALYESVFRILEYTPTFYGRQGVVRERGGIQHSGWPGGAFATSDGRWIVFTTPAQHLFERLCVMLGQPDLPKDPRYASHEGRASNMGEILGMVEAWFKARRLDEAIKGLKGHDIPHSPIMSMADIFADPHYRERQTIIEVPSKVGPLAQPAVIPRLSATPGRVTHAGPPLGQHTDEVLEGLLAMSPAEIAELRAARVV; translated from the coding sequence ATGACCGACGGCCCCCTGCCCCTGACCGGCATCCGCGTCCTCGAGCTGGCCCAGATCGTGGCCGGCCCTTTCTGCGGCGCCCTCATGGCGGAGTTCGGCGCCGAGGTCATCAAGACCGAGCTGCCGGGCAAGGGTGACGACCTCCGCCGGCTTGGGCCCACCGAGGACGGAGTCAACTACTGGTATGCCGTCGACAATCGCGGAAAGAAGGTCGTCACCCTCGACCTGCGCACGCCGCAAGGGCAGGGCATCGTGCGGCGCCTCGTGCCGCTCTGTGACGTCGTGCTCGAGAATTTCCGGCCGGGTGTGCTGGAATCGTGGGGGCTGGGCTGGGAGGAACTCCACCGGCTCCGCCCGTCGCTGATCATGGCGCGCATCACGGCCTTCGGGCAGACGGGACCACTCCGCCAGGGCCCCGGTTTTGCCGCCATCGCCTCGGCGTTCGGAGGCACGTGGTTTCTCAATGGCCCCGCCGACCGGCCGCCGTCGCGACCCACGCCCGTCTATCCCGACTATCTGACGGGGCTCTTCACGGCTTTCGGCGTCATGGCGGCCCTCCGCCACCGGGACCATACGGGCGAAGGCCAGTGGATCGATGCCGCCCTCTACGAGTCGGTTTTCCGCATCCTCGAATACACGCCCACTTTCTATGGCCGTCAGGGCGTGGTGCGCGAGCGCGGCGGCATCCAGCATTCTGGCTGGCCGGGCGGCGCCTTCGCCACGTCGGACGGGCGGTGGATAGTCTTCACGACGCCGGCCCAGCACCTCTTCGAGCGGCTCTGTGTCATGCTCGGGCAGCCGGATCTGCCGAAAGACCCGCGGTACGCGAGCCACGAAGGGCGCGCGTCCAACATGGGGGAGATTCTCGGAATGGTCGAGGCGTGGTTCAAGGCGCGGCGCCTCGACGAGGCCATCAAAGGGCTCAAGGGCCACGACATCCCTCATTCCCCGATCATGAGCATGGCCGACATCTTCGCGGACCCGCACTATCGAGAGCGGCAGACCATCATCGAGGTGCCGTCCAAGGTGGGACCGCTCGCGCAGCCCGCGGTCATTCCGCGACTCTCCGCCACCCCGGGCCGTGTCACGCACGCGGGACCGCCCCTCGGCCAGCACACCGACGAGGTGCTCGAGGGCCTTCTCGCCATGTCGCCGGCGGAGATCGCGGAGCTCAGAGCCGCGCGCGTGGTGTGA
- a CDS encoding amidase has translation MDLSNLYALSATDGARLIRDGVISSEQLVEACLARVRETDGRIEAWAFLDPEYALGQARAADEWRLGGRPLGPLHGIPVGLKDIIDTADMPTENGSPLHAGRTPSRDAPVVSMLRGAGAVIIGKTVTTEFAGAFPNKTRNPHNPAHTPGGSSSGSAAAVAAGMVPLALGSQTGGSTIRPASFCGVYGFKPTHGLIPRHGMFMISRTLDHVGLFARTIEDIALLASLLVGYDERDPDTRPRARIPFAEVAAEEPPLPPMFAFVKTARWDRVAGDAQEAFAELTDRLGDRVEEIELSSGVDAALDWHRTIMEVELAANLTREWNEGRAHLSASIRPRIERGRATRALDYLAALSHLPELHEGFAELFSQRYDAILTPASTGTAPAGLDSTGDPAFCSLWTLCGMPAISVPLMQGANELPLGVQMVGPRHGDARLLRTARWLVDHLANG, from the coding sequence ATGGATCTGAGTAACCTGTATGCGCTGTCGGCTACGGATGGGGCGCGGTTGATCCGGGATGGCGTGATCTCGTCGGAGCAACTGGTCGAGGCTTGTCTGGCCCGAGTGCGTGAGACCGATGGGCGGATCGAGGCGTGGGCCTTTCTGGATCCGGAGTACGCGCTCGGGCAGGCGCGCGCGGCGGACGAATGGCGGCTCGGGGGTCGGCCCCTTGGCCCGCTACACGGCATTCCCGTGGGCCTGAAGGACATCATCGATACCGCGGACATGCCGACCGAGAACGGCTCTCCGCTCCACGCGGGTCGCACGCCATCGCGCGACGCGCCGGTGGTGTCCATGCTGCGCGGGGCGGGTGCCGTCATCATAGGCAAGACGGTGACCACGGAGTTTGCCGGCGCCTTCCCCAACAAGACGCGAAATCCGCACAATCCCGCGCACACGCCGGGCGGCTCCTCCAGCGGCTCGGCCGCGGCCGTGGCCGCCGGCATGGTGCCGCTCGCCCTGGGGAGCCAGACGGGCGGCTCCACCATCCGGCCGGCGTCGTTCTGCGGCGTGTATGGCTTCAAGCCGACCCATGGCCTCATCCCGCGCCACGGCATGTTCATGATCTCTCGCACGCTCGATCACGTCGGGCTCTTCGCGCGCACGATCGAGGACATCGCGCTGCTCGCTTCGCTGCTCGTGGGCTACGACGAGCGCGATCCGGATACACGACCGCGCGCGCGCATTCCCTTCGCGGAGGTGGCGGCCGAGGAGCCTCCCCTGCCGCCCATGTTCGCCTTCGTCAAGACCGCTCGCTGGGATCGCGTGGCCGGCGATGCCCAGGAAGCCTTCGCGGAGCTGACGGATCGCCTGGGCGATCGCGTGGAAGAGATCGAGCTGTCCAGCGGGGTGGACGCGGCGCTCGACTGGCATCGGACGATCATGGAAGTCGAGCTGGCGGCGAACCTGACCCGGGAGTGGAACGAAGGTCGCGCTCACCTGTCCGCGTCGATTCGGCCGCGGATCGAGCGCGGCCGCGCGACGCGCGCCCTCGACTATCTGGCCGCCCTCTCCCACCTGCCCGAGCTCCACGAGGGATTCGCCGAGCTCTTCTCTCAGCGCTATGACGCCATCCTGACTCCCGCTTCCACCGGCACCGCGCCGGCGGGGCTCGACTCCACGGGAGATCCGGCCTTTTGCTCGCTGTGGACGCTCTGCGGCATGCCCGCCATCAGCGTGCCCCTCATGCAGGGCGCGAACGAGCTTCCTCTCGGCGTCCAGATGGTCGGCCCGCGCCACGGCGACGCGCGCCTTCTGCGCACCGCGCGCTGGCTCGTGGACCATCTCGCGAACGGCTGA